A portion of the Leptospira fletcheri genome contains these proteins:
- a CDS encoding transglycosylase domain-containing protein: MLETGIRTLFESKFECPACGTLSRLPESVPTEMVFRLTCYRCGHKSLVRLAHRPVSEGQVARHQSEFSPEHKPSVREPDPEPFVVKKTSTDAAPMIEKEPFSFADRFRKKIDSWKSPKTDLPEDRPWFQKIRMREGEASRSGHPVRTLAERLLDRGRKFRLPRFRANFWLLVFPIPVFLAFLIFFWIGVVQRESEVEELLSVFYIHQPTVIYDRDGKKVSEIFGKKTSNLEWDAYPENLKRMVLLVEDRNFYSHGGIHYSSVLRAFFVNVTSLRFKQGASTITQQLSRILLNDREKSLGRKLKEAQLAYALESQLDKQRILLHYMNNVYLGHGAFGFDSASQFYFGKKPKDLNLSEMIILASLASAPNRYSPLKNPDLSLGRVEAILKSLENDGALREDLRPIMRDLYVSFHTRSPGETVYGNRKDDSPYVTEHVRKFLQGLYPDANIYETGGFSVHTTISQPVQTELQRIVKSHVDSLVRSGAVRKQRLTGQGKDSEAVPFRNLAADLSPALELFLDTDRFRAGGDSGLQAAVVAVDPQTGDVLLLHGGTEFKSDNQFPRATGMFRQTGSTIKPILYAEAIDKGFVTPATHILDAPLIYRNATSNWMPENIGSQYDGDISVRVALAKSKNTAAVQIAEKLGLSEISETFGRFFFPEEKVLKNRFRRDLSLALGSLELSPLEMASAYSSFANDGNIVRPHLIEKITDRSGNVVYQRREQDEFNLRWPKERRTISPPAAEIMVDLLHGSANHAGVRNTGYRGEVAGKTGTTNEYRDAWFVGVRPGLSMAVWIGYDSPSYGMGSSALGGTVAAPLWGTIAKVFDTAESADRGERRKYSFSQRAVSLSICSESGKLPGPDCPKKTGELFHPSHVPTEICPLIHKADAKKEILKNVF; this comes from the coding sequence ATGCTGGAGACAGGAATTCGTACTCTTTTCGAATCTAAATTCGAGTGCCCCGCTTGCGGTACGTTATCCCGTCTACCGGAGAGCGTTCCGACCGAGATGGTTTTTCGGCTGACCTGTTATCGCTGCGGGCACAAGTCCCTCGTTCGCTTAGCTCACAGGCCGGTCTCCGAAGGTCAGGTGGCAAGACACCAATCCGAATTTTCTCCCGAGCACAAACCCTCCGTTCGTGAACCCGATCCGGAACCTTTTGTCGTAAAGAAGACGTCGACCGATGCGGCTCCGATGATAGAGAAGGAACCGTTTTCCTTTGCGGATAGATTCCGTAAGAAAATCGATTCCTGGAAATCTCCGAAGACCGATTTGCCGGAAGATCGACCTTGGTTCCAAAAAATCAGAATGCGGGAAGGGGAAGCGTCCCGGAGCGGACATCCTGTTCGAACTTTGGCGGAAAGACTTTTGGATCGAGGAAGAAAATTCCGACTTCCCCGTTTTCGCGCGAATTTCTGGCTTTTAGTCTTTCCGATTCCGGTATTTCTTGCTTTTCTAATATTCTTTTGGATAGGGGTCGTCCAGAGGGAATCGGAAGTCGAAGAACTTTTGAGCGTATTTTACATCCACCAGCCGACGGTGATTTACGACAGGGACGGAAAGAAAGTATCCGAAATTTTCGGCAAGAAGACCAGCAATCTGGAATGGGATGCGTATCCGGAAAACCTGAAGCGGATGGTGCTGCTTGTGGAGGATCGCAATTTTTATTCTCACGGCGGAATCCATTACTCCTCGGTTCTTCGAGCCTTTTTTGTGAACGTAACAAGTCTCAGATTCAAGCAGGGTGCGTCCACCATTACTCAACAGCTCTCGCGGATCTTATTGAACGATCGCGAAAAGAGCTTGGGAAGAAAATTAAAGGAAGCGCAGCTCGCGTACGCTCTCGAATCGCAGTTGGACAAACAGAGAATCCTTTTGCATTATATGAACAACGTGTATCTGGGACACGGGGCCTTCGGTTTTGATAGCGCTTCCCAATTTTACTTCGGAAAAAAACCGAAGGATTTGAATCTCTCCGAGATGATCATTCTCGCTTCTTTGGCCTCCGCACCGAACCGGTATTCTCCTTTGAAAAATCCGGATCTGTCTTTAGGTAGAGTGGAAGCGATTTTGAAATCCTTGGAAAACGACGGCGCTTTGAGAGAGGACCTTCGTCCGATCATGCGGGATCTATATGTTTCCTTTCACACTCGTTCTCCCGGAGAAACGGTTTACGGAAATCGAAAGGACGATTCTCCCTATGTCACTGAGCATGTACGTAAATTTCTGCAAGGCTTGTACCCGGACGCGAATATCTATGAGACGGGCGGTTTTTCCGTTCACACGACCATCTCCCAGCCGGTGCAAACCGAATTACAGAGAATCGTAAAATCTCATGTGGATTCCCTTGTCCGGTCCGGCGCTGTGAGAAAGCAAAGGCTGACCGGACAAGGAAAAGATAGCGAAGCCGTTCCGTTCCGAAATCTCGCGGCGGATCTTTCTCCCGCTCTCGAATTGTTTCTGGACACGGATCGATTCCGTGCCGGAGGAGATAGCGGATTGCAAGCCGCCGTCGTTGCGGTAGATCCGCAAACAGGGGACGTACTTCTGTTGCACGGAGGAACGGAGTTCAAGTCGGACAACCAGTTTCCGAGAGCGACAGGTATGTTCCGTCAGACAGGTTCAACGATAAAACCGATATTGTACGCCGAAGCGATCGACAAAGGATTCGTGACACCAGCTACCCATATTTTGGATGCGCCTCTGATCTATCGGAATGCTACATCCAATTGGATGCCGGAGAATATCGGTAGCCAATACGACGGAGATATTTCCGTTCGCGTGGCCTTGGCGAAATCGAAAAATACCGCCGCCGTACAGATCGCCGAAAAATTGGGTCTTTCCGAAATCTCGGAAACCTTCGGAAGATTCTTTTTTCCGGAAGAGAAGGTGTTGAAAAACCGGTTTAGAAGGGACTTATCGCTGGCTTTGGGTTCGCTCGAACTTTCTCCGCTGGAAATGGCCTCGGCGTATTCCTCCTTTGCGAACGACGGAAACATCGTCCGACCGCATCTAATAGAAAAAATCACCGACCGTTCCGGAAATGTCGTTTATCAAAGAAGAGAGCAGGACGAATTCAATTTGCGCTGGCCGAAAGAACGCAGGACGATTTCGCCTCCCGCCGCAGAGATCATGGTCGATCTGTTACACGGAAGCGCAAATCATGCCGGCGTTCGAAATACGGGATATAGGGGAGAAGTGGCCGGTAAAACCGGAACCACGAACGAATATCGCGATGCTTGGTTCGTCGGAGTACGTCCGGGACTTTCTATGGCCGTTTGGATCGGTTACGACTCTCCTAGTTACGGTATGGGCTCTTCCGCGTTAGGCGGAACGGTTGCCGCTCCTCTCTGGGGAACGATCGCGAAGGTATTCGACACTGCCGAGTCGGCGGACCGGGGCGAAAGAAGAAAATATTCTTTTTCCCAAAGAGCCGTTTCCTTGTCGATTTGTTCCGAGTCTGGAAAATTGCCCGGTCCCGATTGCCCTAAAAAAACGGGAGAATTGTTTCATCCTTCTCATGTACCCACGGAAATCTGCCCATTGATTCATAAGGCCGACGCGAAGAAGGAGATCCTGAAAAATGTATTTTAG
- a CDS encoding alkyl sulfatase dimerization domain-containing protein: MRKTKEAFVLKYRFLAFCFLFFQTGSFFTCRTSEESKKETVGGLKEFDREFEKRIYQISPGIYSAVGYGIANSIFITGKDGVIVVDTMDDLKSAEQVFTEFRKISDLPVKAIIYTHSHPDHIFGGPVFARGSSPIIYAHKDLKANVERLASETAIAVGSRSARMFGNYLRKEEVENVGIGPYQGYTASTKIDFLPPTKTFEDRLSVKAAGIEMELIHAPGETDDQIYVWLPEQKTLLMGDNFYKSFPNLYTIRGTWFRSLKNWYRSIDLARSLKPEFVVPSHGRPLSGAKEIYGILTDYRDAIQYVHDQSLRGINLGLHPDDLVEFVKLPKHLASSPYLQEVYGKVSWSVRSMFAGNLGWFSGDSSELEPLTRKEQAALFSELAGGKDILVTIARRKLEKGEYQAALQLSGYILRIDPENRDGKEIRIRSLRSLGEGNENANARHYYLTEALEIRDDFVAKLQVKPSPELLKRYPLSVFFSNLSARLDPVKSADLQGKVSIKFTDTGEEFTVHLRRGVAEIEERISENPNILVYANSQVWKEMLVRLTNPATALRSFEYRKGSLLEFVKFLGNFSLQQEPKLPYSVGK; this comes from the coding sequence ATGCGAAAAACAAAGGAGGCGTTCGTGCTCAAATACAGATTTCTCGCTTTCTGCTTTTTATTTTTCCAGACGGGTTCCTTTTTCACATGCCGTACTTCGGAGGAATCGAAGAAAGAAACGGTCGGTGGCTTGAAGGAATTCGATCGGGAGTTTGAAAAGAGAATTTATCAGATCTCACCCGGCATCTATTCCGCTGTAGGATACGGAATCGCAAATTCGATATTCATAACTGGAAAGGACGGTGTCATCGTAGTGGATACGATGGACGACCTCAAATCCGCGGAGCAGGTTTTTACTGAATTCCGTAAGATCTCCGACTTGCCCGTAAAAGCGATCATCTATACTCATAGTCATCCGGATCATATTTTCGGCGGTCCTGTTTTTGCGAGAGGATCCTCACCTATAATATACGCACATAAAGATCTAAAAGCGAATGTGGAAAGACTCGCGAGCGAAACCGCGATAGCAGTGGGAAGTAGAAGCGCCCGTATGTTCGGAAATTATTTGCGTAAAGAGGAAGTGGAAAACGTAGGGATCGGTCCTTACCAAGGGTATACGGCTTCCACGAAAATAGATTTCCTTCCGCCTACGAAAACGTTCGAGGATAGACTTTCCGTAAAGGCGGCCGGAATCGAAATGGAATTGATTCACGCTCCCGGAGAAACGGACGACCAAATCTACGTATGGCTTCCGGAGCAAAAGACGCTTTTGATGGGAGATAATTTTTATAAGTCCTTTCCGAATCTTTATACGATCCGCGGGACCTGGTTTAGGAGTTTAAAAAACTGGTATCGGTCCATCGACCTAGCGAGATCTCTGAAACCCGAGTTCGTGGTCCCGAGCCACGGTAGACCCTTAAGCGGAGCCAAGGAGATTTATGGAATTCTAACGGACTATCGGGATGCGATCCAATACGTTCATGACCAATCTTTGCGCGGGATCAACTTAGGTCTGCATCCCGACGATCTTGTGGAATTCGTAAAGTTGCCGAAACACCTGGCCTCTTCCCCTTATCTGCAGGAGGTATACGGAAAAGTATCCTGGTCGGTGAGATCCATGTTCGCGGGAAATCTAGGTTGGTTTTCCGGCGATTCTTCGGAACTGGAACCGCTGACAAGAAAGGAGCAAGCGGCGCTTTTTTCGGAACTCGCCGGGGGAAAGGATATCTTGGTCACGATCGCTAGGAGAAAATTGGAAAAAGGCGAGTATCAAGCGGCACTTCAATTAAGCGGATATATTCTGCGAATCGATCCGGAAAATCGAGACGGGAAAGAGATTCGGATTCGATCCTTACGATCCTTGGGAGAAGGAAACGAAAATGCGAACGCGCGTCATTATTACTTAACGGAAGCGCTCGAAATCCGTGACGATTTCGTGGCGAAGCTACAGGTAAAACCCAGTCCGGAATTGTTGAAACGTTATCCTCTTTCCGTGTTCTTTTCGAATCTTTCCGCACGTTTAGATCCGGTTAAAAGCGCCGATCTACAAGGAAAAGTCTCGATCAAATTTACGGACACCGGCGAGGAGTTTACGGTCCACTTGCGGAGAGGCGTGGCCGAAATAGAAGAGCGTATTTCCGAAAATCCGAATATACTCGTATATGCGAATTCCCAGGTTTGGAAAGAGATGTTGGTTCGTCTCACGAATCCGGCTACCGCGTTGCGAAGTTTCGAATACAGAAAAGGAAGTCTTTTAGAGTTCGTTAAATTTCTCGGAAATTTCTCCCTGCAACAAGAGCCCAAGCTTCCGTATTCGGTTGGGAAATAA
- a CDS encoding alpha/beta hydrolase family protein, with protein MALRFLCSLFVGVFFLHCVKKDDKLSNTELLQDVLLVLSYPYLINNCAITGINPQGPVPAISAGYGARGTHQVSVNALQNPIADRRVCVYYPSDQTNPAPVLFLFHGFSSPSAEPYYPLIDFYVSKGYVVVFPIYFSDTRPPQQNYDIMWAGLKYAVDTYPNRIDTRKVGFMGHSYGGGATPYMAHKGLFEQSWGSSGSFMYLAAPWYSFNTTNSNLTDFTTATKLIVQVHQEDDTNDHRMAIDIFNNVTSIPSTERSYQIIYTDSFGGYTLKADHYVPIKDTIIGIGALNGLDFYGVWRQLDALTDYAFNGAGSATALGTGNGSFSMGNYPDGSQVKKMDFTRAPSPLQAESYYSQQWSNPLNPR; from the coding sequence ATGGCCCTTAGGTTTTTATGCTCCCTTTTTGTGGGAGTTTTCTTTTTACATTGTGTTAAAAAGGACGATAAGCTGAGTAATACGGAATTGTTACAGGACGTTCTTTTGGTCCTTTCTTATCCGTATCTGATCAATAACTGCGCGATTACCGGAATCAATCCTCAAGGCCCTGTCCCCGCCATTTCCGCAGGATACGGAGCTAGAGGAACTCACCAAGTTTCGGTAAACGCATTGCAGAACCCGATTGCGGATCGAAGGGTCTGTGTTTACTATCCTTCCGATCAGACCAATCCCGCTCCCGTCTTGTTTCTATTTCACGGATTCAGCTCCCCTTCCGCGGAGCCGTACTACCCTTTGATCGACTTTTACGTTTCCAAAGGATATGTCGTAGTATTCCCCATTTATTTTTCCGACACTAGACCGCCTCAGCAGAATTACGATATCATGTGGGCAGGGCTGAAATACGCGGTGGACACATACCCGAACCGGATCGATACGAGAAAAGTAGGATTCATGGGGCATTCGTACGGGGGAGGAGCCACTCCTTATATGGCCCATAAGGGGCTTTTCGAACAATCTTGGGGTAGTTCCGGGTCTTTCATGTATCTCGCGGCTCCTTGGTATTCGTTTAACACCACGAATTCGAATCTCACGGATTTTACCACTGCGACCAAATTGATCGTCCAGGTCCATCAGGAAGACGACACTAACGATCATCGTATGGCGATCGATATTTTTAATAACGTTACTTCCATTCCTTCGACGGAACGGTCCTACCAGATCATCTATACAGATTCGTTCGGAGGATACACTTTAAAGGCGGACCATTACGTTCCGATCAAAGACACCATCATCGGAATCGGAGCGTTGAACGGTTTGGATTTTTACGGGGTATGGAGGCAATTGGACGCGCTCACGGATTATGCATTTAACGGAGCAGGTTCTGCGACTGCATTAGGAACCGGCAACGGGAGTTTCTCCATGGGGAATTATCCGGACGGGTCCCAGGTGAAAAAAATGGATTTTACCCGCGCACCTAGTCCCCTTCAAGCGGAGAGCTATTATTCCCAGCAATGGAGCAACCCTTTAAATCCGAGATAG
- a CDS encoding ChaN family lipoprotein, translating into MSFRKALILFFFPLALGAQTNETSQVRIFDSVLKKEISQEILESKVRDADAVLIGEEHDDTAGHVWQLETLKKLSEKFSFALSLEMLERDQQRILNEFLKGDLTEKGYLNGTVFWPNYLSDYHPLVEYAKSRKLPVIASNVPRRYANLVSQKGLSSLFRLHSPFLPPKYLIGLHRQEQYESKLKAALGHHGSTANLGNFMDAQYLWDASMADAIAEAFYAMGRKIFHINGRFHSDQGMGVPFRLRQMGLKVLVISVFPVNQSVGPGEEDFLQAEVLVLTPRKVAP; encoded by the coding sequence ATGTCATTTCGCAAAGCCTTGATTCTTTTTTTCTTTCCGCTCGCTCTAGGCGCTCAAACAAACGAAACTTCTCAGGTTCGGATCTTCGACTCGGTTTTGAAAAAGGAGATTTCTCAGGAAATCTTGGAGTCCAAGGTACGCGATGCGGATGCGGTATTGATCGGCGAAGAGCATGATGATACGGCCGGTCATGTTTGGCAATTGGAGACCTTAAAGAAGTTATCGGAAAAATTTTCTTTCGCGCTTTCTCTCGAAATGTTGGAACGGGACCAGCAGAGAATATTGAACGAATTTCTAAAAGGGGACCTGACGGAAAAAGGTTATCTGAACGGAACGGTATTTTGGCCGAATTATCTGTCGGATTACCACCCTTTAGTGGAATATGCGAAGAGCAGGAAATTGCCGGTGATCGCGTCGAATGTGCCTAGGAGATACGCGAATCTGGTTTCGCAGAAAGGGCTTTCTTCTTTGTTTCGATTGCACAGTCCTTTTTTGCCTCCTAAATATCTGATCGGACTCCATCGACAGGAACAGTACGAGTCCAAATTGAAAGCCGCCTTGGGGCATCACGGTTCTACCGCGAATCTCGGCAACTTTATGGATGCCCAATATCTATGGGATGCAAGTATGGCGGACGCGATCGCGGAAGCCTTTTATGCTATGGGAAGAAAAATATTTCATATCAACGGCAGGTTTCACAGCGATCAAGGGATGGGCGTTCCGTTTCGGCTCAGGCAGATGGGTTTGAAGGTATTGGTAATCAGCGTTTTTCCCGTAAACCAAAGCGTTGGACCGGGAGAGGAGGACTTTCTACAGGCCGAGGTCCTGGTATTGACTCCGCGAAAGGTTGCTCCCTAA
- a CDS encoding neutral/alkaline non-lysosomal ceramidase N-terminal domain-containing protein, with product MMLLSALALLAGCNDRGKSDQASVLSAIGGSPKLDSTSVPNQRMSLTSATYAPDIFLVGAAKSDITGPFVQSSTGYNNPGSEMHGLAMRLYSRAFVIEKAGGGRVAIVTADMLHMYQSVKIGVIKKLQADGYGSLFQTENVLISATHDHSAPSNISWYTLFNAFNGVMGFDKVHYAIVVNGITESIKNAYNNEKPARIRVSSGTLANTITNRSSGAYDWNFDKAKFSKNVDDTMTLLRFDGIDGSEIGLLNWFGVHGTSLGITNSRVHGDNKGFAAYEIERLKGGNFVAAFAQGTVGDISPNTPDPSDITKPFLRPNDLDPTLDAMENPIVHGRLQADKALELYGTGGSTISGNIIYRHSHVLWNDKIPVNASYIGQYSMPWDQAASATTCVATVGGGFLAGDVEGAPVAFAKQGDIRNNYVFQNGQWVRQNYNLTNLSGTASFLGVLWPLAQTVLGSNQYQDCDQEKFTLLPVGEVDRFWFPNPQVPFVPVVLPLQVVTVGGVGILAAPFELSTMVGRRLRDRVSATLASVGVSTILVASMANTYAQYLVTREEYSAQHFEGGFTVYGPWASAALQQEFDRITKNLVSGTVGDPGPNPPDLSNQQFIQTWLSQNGVVNDGGNFGSVLTDALANYNRAKDKVSVRFQGAHPRVVQDKKLDGTLGSYYDPDKYTYLEVQQKDPSGRWTRVADDGDPYTSLDWLRTGGDLSPTSEVTITWLIRNAASGTYRIVYNGLAKQFWGIFWTYQKFTGTSREFQVQ from the coding sequence ATGATGCTTCTTTCCGCTCTCGCTCTTTTGGCGGGGTGTAATGATAGGGGCAAAAGCGATCAGGCTTCCGTTCTTTCCGCCATCGGCGGCTCACCTAAGTTGGACTCTACATCGGTGCCTAACCAAAGAATGTCTTTAACTTCCGCTACGTATGCTCCGGATATTTTTCTAGTAGGAGCGGCAAAATCCGATATCACCGGACCTTTTGTCCAATCCAGTACGGGCTACAATAATCCCGGCTCGGAGATGCACGGTTTGGCGATGCGTCTCTATTCAAGGGCGTTCGTCATCGAAAAAGCAGGTGGGGGCAGAGTGGCGATCGTAACGGCGGATATGCTCCATATGTACCAGAGCGTGAAAATAGGAGTGATTAAAAAGCTGCAGGCGGACGGATACGGATCCTTGTTTCAGACGGAGAACGTTTTGATTTCCGCCACTCACGACCATTCCGCTCCCTCGAATATTTCCTGGTATACATTATTCAATGCGTTTAACGGGGTGATGGGTTTTGATAAGGTGCATTACGCGATTGTAGTGAATGGAATTACGGAATCGATTAAGAATGCGTACAATAACGAGAAGCCCGCAAGGATCAGGGTTTCGTCCGGAACTCTGGCCAATACGATCACGAATCGTTCCTCGGGAGCATACGATTGGAACTTCGACAAAGCTAAATTCTCCAAAAACGTGGATGATACCATGACCTTACTCCGATTCGACGGCATAGACGGTTCCGAAATCGGATTATTGAACTGGTTCGGCGTCCACGGAACTTCTCTCGGTATCACGAATTCCAGAGTTCATGGCGACAATAAAGGTTTTGCGGCATACGAAATAGAGCGTCTGAAAGGGGGAAATTTCGTCGCAGCATTCGCACAAGGAACCGTAGGCGACATTAGTCCGAATACTCCGGATCCTAGTGATATAACGAAGCCGTTTCTTCGTCCTAACGATCTGGATCCTACTCTCGACGCGATGGAAAATCCGATCGTTCACGGTCGCTTGCAGGCGGATAAGGCGTTGGAATTGTACGGAACGGGAGGCTCAACGATTTCCGGAAATATAATATATAGGCATTCCCATGTTTTATGGAATGATAAAATACCTGTGAATGCCTCCTATATCGGCCAATATTCCATGCCTTGGGATCAAGCCGCGAGCGCGACGACTTGCGTTGCGACTGTCGGCGGGGGATTTTTGGCAGGAGATGTGGAAGGGGCTCCCGTGGCTTTTGCAAAACAGGGAGATATACGTAACAATTACGTTTTTCAGAACGGGCAATGGGTTCGACAAAATTATAACTTAACGAATCTCAGCGGAACTGCGTCATTTTTAGGAGTTCTTTGGCCTTTGGCACAGACAGTACTCGGATCGAATCAATACCAGGATTGCGATCAGGAGAAATTCACTCTTCTCCCGGTCGGAGAGGTGGACCGGTTTTGGTTCCCGAACCCCCAAGTTCCTTTTGTTCCTGTAGTGTTACCTTTGCAGGTAGTCACCGTAGGAGGAGTGGGAATCTTGGCCGCCCCCTTCGAATTGAGTACTATGGTGGGAAGAAGATTGCGGGATCGAGTGAGCGCGACTCTGGCTTCCGTCGGCGTTTCCACGATTCTGGTCGCCAGTATGGCCAATACATATGCGCAATATCTCGTTACTCGTGAGGAGTATTCCGCTCAGCATTTCGAGGGAGGGTTTACCGTCTACGGACCTTGGGCCTCCGCGGCTTTACAGCAGGAGTTCGATCGGATCACTAAAAATCTGGTTTCGGGTACGGTAGGAGATCCTGGACCCAACCCGCCCGATCTTTCCAACCAACAGTTTATCCAAACCTGGTTGTCTCAGAACGGAGTCGTGAATGACGGAGGCAATTTCGGGTCCGTACTCACGGATGCTTTAGCGAATTATAATAGAGCTAAGGATAAGGTTTCCGTCCGTTTTCAGGGCGCTCACCCGCGTGTGGTGCAGGATAAGAAATTGGACGGGACCCTCGGCTCCTATTACGATCCGGATAAATACACGTATTTGGAAGTCCAGCAAAAGGATCCTTCGGGCCGATGGACCAGAGTCGCGGACGACGGAGACCCCTACACTTCTTTGGATTGGCTCAGAACGGGAGGTGATTTGTCCCCCACTTCGGAAGTTACGATTACATGGTTGATTCGAAACGCCGCATCGGGCACATACAGAATCGTTTATAACGGGCTCGCAAAGCAATTTTGGGGAATATTTTGGACGTACCAGAAATTCACTGGAACTTCCCGGGAATTCCAAGTGCAATGA